One genomic region from Sphingomonas paeninsulae encodes:
- a CDS encoding DUF1178 family protein, whose translation MIVFDLQCEKAHGFEAWFASSTAFESQCEAGQVICPFCGSAKIGKAVMAPRIAAKASMSRGSMTPAEAMTKLATMQTELLKDSKWVGSAFAEKARAMADGDAAPATIHGTATPKEAIALREEGISALPLPFPVIPPEKRN comes from the coding sequence GTGATCGTATTCGATCTCCAGTGCGAGAAGGCGCACGGCTTTGAAGCATGGTTTGCAAGCAGCACCGCCTTCGAGTCGCAATGCGAGGCTGGACAAGTGATTTGTCCGTTTTGCGGTTCGGCAAAAATCGGGAAGGCCGTGATGGCACCCAGAATTGCGGCAAAGGCGTCGATGTCGCGTGGTTCGATGACGCCCGCCGAGGCGATGACGAAGCTTGCGACCATGCAGACCGAACTATTGAAGGATTCGAAATGGGTCGGCAGTGCATTTGCCGAGAAGGCGCGGGCTATGGCGGATGGGGATGCAGCCCCGGCAACGATACACGGCACCGCGACACCAAAAGAGGCTATTGCCCTTCGCGAAGAAGGTATCAGCGCATTGCCGCTGCCCTTTCCTGTGATCCCGCCCGAAAAGCGCAATTGA
- a CDS encoding tyrosine-type recombinase/integrase, with amino-acid sequence MGAIGQSEGIQVPNIYPRNGIWWARFKVQGTEYRFSLLTRVRALAERRLKAERARIENEACFGIIAPQSWQSAVVAWNEHGVENLSASTFKRYLVSLAQLRTFLDDKTLNDINPELLRTIRKARLRVCTVATLKRDLTALSSVLDYAMSENWIDSNPTLAFRTARILQEKRDPICLPERDSMRMLEKAAPDRFRDACEFALISGLRQAELFGLKHSQLDPLDESVTIVGKRNKMRVIPYTRQMKAIVARQAQFIGKPWVFWHGTGERWGSPASRFGDIKRRVAQKASQSKTDFEPYRFHDYRHLYAVTYLREGRGSIYTLQGLLGHDSIKTTELYLEFLTPAQKLKAMHGVTQSGAQEQRSATKRGIKNG; translated from the coding sequence ATGGGCGCAATCGGTCAATCGGAAGGAATCCAAGTGCCGAACATCTATCCGCGCAACGGCATCTGGTGGGCGCGTTTCAAGGTCCAAGGCACCGAGTATCGATTCAGCCTACTCACGCGTGTTCGCGCGCTCGCGGAAAGACGCCTGAAGGCAGAGCGCGCCCGCATCGAGAACGAGGCCTGCTTTGGCATCATAGCGCCACAAAGCTGGCAATCGGCAGTCGTCGCATGGAACGAGCATGGCGTTGAGAACCTGTCCGCCAGCACGTTCAAGCGGTATCTGGTGAGCCTCGCGCAGCTGCGCACGTTCCTTGATGACAAGACCTTAAACGACATCAATCCTGAATTGCTCCGAACGATCCGAAAGGCGCGTCTCCGAGTTTGCACGGTCGCCACATTGAAGCGCGATCTTACCGCGCTCTCAAGTGTGCTGGACTATGCGATGAGCGAGAACTGGATAGACAGCAACCCGACGCTGGCATTTCGGACGGCGCGCATCCTTCAGGAAAAGCGCGACCCGATTTGCCTGCCCGAGCGAGATTCGATGCGTATGCTTGAAAAGGCTGCGCCAGATCGTTTCCGTGACGCTTGCGAATTCGCGTTGATCTCAGGGTTACGGCAAGCCGAGCTATTTGGCCTGAAGCATTCTCAGTTAGACCCCCTGGACGAATCCGTGACTATTGTAGGAAAGCGGAACAAGATGCGGGTCATTCCCTACACGCGCCAGATGAAGGCCATTGTCGCCCGACAGGCACAGTTCATCGGCAAGCCTTGGGTGTTCTGGCATGGCACTGGCGAACGGTGGGGATCACCAGCATCGAGGTTCGGCGACATCAAGCGAAGGGTGGCACAAAAAGCGTCACAATCGAAAACGGATTTCGAACCCTATCGCTTCCACGATTACCGGCACCTTTATGCGGTCACATATCTGCGCGAGGGTCGCGGTTCCATCTACACGCTGCAAGGCCTTCTCGGGCACGACAGCATCAAGACAACAGAGCTTTATCTAGAGTTCCTGACGCCAGCGCAGAAATTGAAAGCAATGCACGGGGTGACACAATCCGGGGCACAGGAGCAACGGTCTGCAACTAAGAGGGGTATCAAAAATGGCTGA
- a CDS encoding DNA-methyltransferase — translation MAEPFIIGNAKLYLGDCRDILPTIGKVDTLIADPPYAIRNNFGAQNKLDGKRTLQFAWDGAATRDETIEAIAASGELANAFFVFCGASQVSFFELALEDRFTVKPACWIKACPPPAMPGNWWPSGFEFALYGYTPGAPFNDADPRRRNVFYSDTYRAGIRASEKVAHPTQKWLPLMREIVVALVPEGGSCLDPFMGSGSTGVAAMLEGRSFIGIEKDPVYFGLACERIEDAQRQGSLFGEAA, via the coding sequence ATGGCTGAACCTTTCATAATCGGAAACGCTAAGCTTTACCTAGGCGACTGCCGCGACATCCTGCCGACGATTGGCAAAGTGGACACCCTCATTGCAGATCCGCCGTATGCCATACGAAATAACTTTGGCGCGCAGAACAAGTTGGACGGCAAGCGCACCCTGCAATTTGCATGGGACGGAGCAGCCACACGCGATGAAACGATAGAGGCAATCGCTGCATCAGGCGAACTTGCCAACGCATTCTTTGTTTTCTGTGGCGCGTCACAAGTCAGCTTCTTCGAACTGGCGCTGGAAGATCGGTTTACGGTCAAGCCCGCGTGCTGGATCAAGGCTTGCCCGCCTCCCGCTATGCCGGGGAACTGGTGGCCTAGCGGATTTGAGTTCGCGCTATACGGCTATACGCCCGGTGCGCCGTTCAATGATGCCGATCCAAGGCGTCGTAACGTGTTCTATTCGGACACCTATCGCGCCGGTATCCGCGCCAGCGAAAAGGTTGCCCATCCGACGCAAAAATGGTTGCCGCTGATGCGCGAGATAGTCGTTGCGCTGGTGCCTGAAGGCGGGTCGTGCCTCGATCCCTTCATGGGCAGCGGATCGACTGGCGTTGCTGCGATGCTTGAGGGGCGGTCATTCATCGGCATTGAGAAAGACCCGGTATATTTCGGGTTGGCTTGCGAGCGCATTGAGGATGCCCAGCGGCAAGGTTCACTTTTCGGAGAGGCGGCATGA
- a CDS encoding recombinase RecT, protein MATNLADRRADPIAVIRQNLTQMAPQFQAALPKHVTVEKFTRVAMTAIQNNPDLAGLDRSSLFGAIVRLAQDGLLPDGREAAIVKFGNKAQAMPMIAGILKKIRQSGDVSKISAQVVYENDEFVWHLGFDEDVTHNPPALDKPRGKAIGAYATAVLKDGARLLEVMNFEEIEQVRKVSRASGNGPWVAWWSEMARKTVMRRLSKRLPMSTDLEDSFDRDETVPSIALTPEREAAPVSRLDALEHRIAADPEADEVLDQSQTGEIATLESAISELDDCEIRVDIDARLAALLPLLDDGDGEKLKDHAAVLLAEFDQ, encoded by the coding sequence ATGGCTACGAATTTAGCAGATCGTCGCGCTGACCCTATCGCGGTCATTCGGCAGAACCTGACGCAGATGGCCCCGCAGTTTCAGGCGGCACTACCAAAGCACGTCACCGTTGAGAAATTCACTCGCGTTGCGATGACCGCCATTCAGAACAACCCCGACCTTGCTGGCCTCGATCGGTCGTCGCTGTTCGGCGCTATCGTCAGGCTGGCACAGGATGGCTTGCTCCCGGATGGTCGCGAAGCTGCAATCGTGAAGTTCGGCAACAAGGCACAGGCCATGCCGATGATTGCGGGCATCCTGAAGAAGATCCGCCAGTCAGGCGATGTCTCAAAAATCAGCGCGCAAGTCGTTTACGAAAATGACGAGTTCGTCTGGCATCTCGGGTTTGACGAGGACGTAACGCACAATCCTCCTGCCCTCGACAAGCCGCGCGGCAAGGCAATCGGCGCATATGCAACAGCCGTCCTGAAGGATGGCGCGCGCCTGCTGGAAGTGATGAACTTCGAAGAGATTGAGCAGGTTCGCAAAGTCAGCCGCGCGAGTGGAAATGGCCCGTGGGTTGCGTGGTGGTCGGAGATGGCCCGCAAGACCGTCATGCGCCGCCTATCGAAGCGTCTGCCGATGTCCACAGACCTTGAGGACAGCTTTGACCGTGACGAAACGGTCCCGTCAATTGCGCTGACCCCAGAACGTGAAGCCGCCCCGGTTTCCCGTCTGGACGCCCTTGAGCATCGCATCGCTGCCGACCCTGAAGCCGACGAAGTTCTAGACCAGTCCCAAACCGGCGAAATCGCCACCCTGGAATCGGCAATATCCGAACTGGACGACTGCGAAATCCGCGTGGACATCGACGCCCGCTTGGCTGCGTTGTTGCCGCTTCTGGATGATGGCGATGGTGAGAAGCTGAAGGATCACGCCGCCGTCTTGTTGGCCGAGTTCGACCAATGA
- a CDS encoding YqaJ viral recombinase family protein, translating to MATQLKAVEQDDAAFRASVVGASEVAALFGASPWLTEFELYHRKTGAIATPEFNAVDANNVPENERSYWGVKLEPLIIEAACERWGYVPLKTPHRLDNGKGLGGHPDCIATCPERGKGILEVKMVDWLQVKKWGYEPPLNYLLQNMSYQGLSGALWGDMIVLVGGNELRRYQYDFRPLVYADIERRVEQFWQAIRAGDAPVPDFERDGRAITELLGVPTEEVADLRGDNEASDLADEWQAAKAEAKAADVRAETAKNALMMKIGSAGYAMLPLHKVSCSQTKGAAGTLITEAHVGTHIGARKGWRQFSVKEAN from the coding sequence ATGGCAACGCAGTTGAAGGCGGTCGAACAGGACGATGCTGCATTTCGCGCGTCGGTCGTCGGAGCGTCGGAAGTAGCAGCCCTTTTCGGCGCGTCTCCATGGCTAACCGAGTTCGAACTGTACCACCGCAAGACCGGAGCGATAGCAACGCCGGAGTTCAACGCGGTCGATGCCAACAATGTGCCGGAAAATGAGCGTTCTTATTGGGGCGTGAAACTTGAACCGCTGATCATCGAAGCCGCCTGCGAACGGTGGGGCTACGTACCCCTCAAAACGCCGCACCGGCTCGATAATGGCAAAGGCCTAGGCGGTCATCCCGATTGTATCGCCACCTGCCCGGAACGCGGGAAAGGCATCCTTGAGGTGAAGATGGTCGATTGGCTCCAGGTAAAGAAGTGGGGTTACGAACCGCCGCTGAATTATCTGTTGCAGAACATGTCCTATCAAGGGCTGTCTGGCGCGCTTTGGGGCGACATGATTGTTCTCGTCGGCGGCAATGAGTTGCGCCGCTACCAGTATGATTTCCGACCACTGGTTTACGCCGATATCGAGCGCCGCGTTGAACAGTTCTGGCAGGCCATCCGTGCGGGCGACGCCCCGGTCCCCGACTTCGAACGCGACGGACGGGCGATAACGGAACTGCTTGGCGTTCCGACTGAGGAGGTGGCGGATTTGCGCGGCGATAATGAAGCGTCTGACCTTGCTGATGAATGGCAAGCGGCGAAGGCAGAGGCGAAAGCCGCCGATGTTCGCGCAGAAACCGCAAAGAACGCCCTGATGATGAAGATTGGAAGCGCCGGTTACGCGATGCTTCCGCTGCACAAGGTCAGTTGCTCGCAGACGAAGGGGGCGGCGGGGACGCTGATCACCGAGGCTCACGTCGGAACCCATATCGGCGCTCGCAAGGGCTGGCGTCAGTTTTCAGTGAAAGAGGCGAATTAA
- a CDS encoding P63C domain-containing protein: MDTPQSKGGKARSELLSPSERQRIARAAAKARWDEPCPKAIFGEQDKPIRISDIEVPCYVLDDGKRVITMNGIMDTFGMARGGAMVKGMNRLELFVSRNRIKPFISSDLYERIVSPIRFRIKNSTAYGFDSDTLIDVAEAVIQADNAGTLQKQQAGIAHQCRVITSSLTRVGLIALIDEATGYQTNRDKDELQQILSAYLLPEHRPWMETIPVEFTNEIYRVYGWTRTANNRGPRYAGKLIRNLIYEKLPKPVLPALDEINPTNAKYQRKHRHHQFLTEKQGLDHFRTQVITVMTLLRISKNKGDFNRHLISYFGSQMSFAFDDDV, encoded by the coding sequence ATGGATACCCCACAGAGTAAGGGCGGGAAGGCCCGCTCAGAATTGCTTTCGCCATCAGAGCGCCAGCGGATCGCGCGGGCGGCTGCGAAGGCTCGCTGGGATGAGCCTTGCCCAAAGGCCATCTTCGGTGAGCAGGATAAGCCCATCCGAATCAGCGATATAGAGGTGCCCTGCTACGTCTTGGATGACGGTAAGCGCGTGATAACTATGAATGGAATAATGGACACATTCGGCATGGCGCGAGGCGGCGCTATGGTGAAGGGTATGAATCGTTTAGAGCTTTTTGTCTCCAGAAACAGAATAAAACCTTTCATTTCCAGTGATTTGTACGAGCGAATCGTTAGCCCGATTCGGTTCAGAATTAAGAACTCCACTGCCTATGGTTTTGATTCTGATACACTGATTGACGTGGCCGAAGCGGTCATCCAAGCTGACAATGCAGGCACCTTGCAGAAGCAGCAGGCGGGCATAGCACATCAATGCCGGGTGATTACATCAAGCCTTACCCGCGTCGGCCTTATCGCCCTCATTGATGAGGCGACGGGCTATCAGACTAATCGCGACAAGGACGAACTCCAGCAAATTCTCAGTGCCTATTTGCTGCCTGAGCATCGACCTTGGATGGAGACAATCCCAGTAGAATTCACAAACGAGATATACCGGGTTTATGGCTGGACCCGAACAGCGAACAATCGAGGGCCGCGCTATGCAGGGAAGCTCATCCGCAACTTAATTTATGAAAAGCTCCCAAAGCCGGTTCTCCCCGCCTTAGATGAAATCAACCCAACGAATGCCAAATACCAACGAAAGCACCGGCACCATCAGTTTTTGACAGAAAAACAGGGCCTAGATCACTTTCGAACGCAAGTTATCACGGTGATGACATTGCTCCGGATTTCGAAAAACAAGGGCGATTTTAACAGGCATCTTATCTCGTATTTTGGTTCGCAAATGTCATTTGCTTTTGATGATGATGTATGA
- a CDS encoding TM2 domain-containing protein, with protein MALSTAQLQLIEQRVTNEGASVAVAYLLWLFLGLVSAHRFYLGRPASAIMQILSYFIVIGFIWLLIDGFLIPGMVRTKQGDIRQREMVSMLAQSAGGGAL; from the coding sequence ATGGCATTATCGACTGCACAATTGCAGCTTATCGAGCAACGCGTAACGAATGAGGGGGCTAGTGTGGCGGTCGCCTATCTACTTTGGCTATTTCTTGGCCTTGTGAGCGCACACCGCTTCTATCTCGGTCGTCCTGCCAGCGCGATTATGCAGATACTTTCCTACTTTATCGTCATTGGGTTTATCTGGCTGCTGATTGACGGCTTCCTGATCCCCGGCATGGTGCGGACCAAGCAAGGTGATATCCGCCAGCGCGAGATGGTTTCGATGTTGGCTCAATCCGCTGGCGGTGGAGCGCTATGA
- a CDS encoding S24 family peptidase, with the protein MSERKTVGQVLLDLKARTTMSLDDIAKGGDYKGKSSVQEYFKDTYDTPLGRKAADRFAKALRGKGAPPILEEEIEALVSHRPPSNAKTVKYEGSSLSRMNDDLPVYGSAMGADTIVDGEAIELTRLNTADIIEYRERPQILNGKRDVYGLYVQGNSMDPAFDDGDLLVVQKTSSISARDFVVVYLRPTDDTDDGETARHVLIKRLVRRTSQFVELQQYEPKLTFRIAMNDVLRIDKALRMSDVLASAA; encoded by the coding sequence ATGTCAGAACGCAAAACTGTCGGCCAAGTGCTGCTCGATCTTAAGGCGAGAACAACGATGTCACTGGACGACATCGCAAAAGGCGGCGACTACAAAGGTAAGTCTTCAGTTCAAGAGTATTTTAAGGACACATATGATACGCCTTTAGGCAGAAAGGCCGCCGACAGGTTTGCTAAAGCGCTACGAGGCAAAGGTGCGCCTCCGATCTTAGAGGAGGAAATAGAGGCGCTGGTTTCGCACCGACCGCCATCGAACGCCAAGACGGTGAAATACGAAGGATCCAGCTTAAGTCGTATGAATGACGATCTGCCGGTGTATGGTTCAGCTATGGGGGCGGATACTATTGTGGATGGCGAGGCTATCGAACTAACTAGGCTGAATACAGCGGATATTATCGAATATCGCGAGCGACCTCAGATCCTCAATGGCAAGCGGGATGTCTATGGGCTTTATGTCCAGGGCAACTCAATGGACCCGGCGTTTGACGATGGAGATCTGCTTGTTGTTCAGAAAACATCTTCTATTAGCGCGCGGGATTTCGTTGTCGTCTATTTGCGTCCAACCGACGATACCGATGACGGAGAGACGGCTCGCCATGTGTTGATAAAGCGACTTGTTAGGCGCACGTCTCAATTCGTTGAGCTTCAACAATACGAGCCAAAGCTGACCTTTCGTATCGCAATGAACGATGTGCTGCGTATCGATAAGGCGCTGCGGATGAGCGACGTACTAGCATCGGCAGCTTAG
- a CDS encoding carph-isopro domain-containing protein: MSNFRDLIASRGGIRPLARALGHKNPSTVQGWWERNSIPEAHLPSVSDISCATEQARAA; this comes from the coding sequence ATGAGCAACTTTCGAGACTTGATCGCATCGCGTGGCGGCATTCGACCGCTAGCTCGCGCCTTAGGCCACAAGAACCCGTCCACGGTTCAGGGTTGGTGGGAGCGAAACAGCATCCCCGAAGCTCATCTGCCATCGGTATCGGACATATCTTGCGCCACTGAGCAAGCACGCGCCGCATGA
- a CDS encoding DUF1064 domain-containing protein, giving the protein MIPTRTKYRAVKTVCGALHLHDSKAEARRCDDLTALEAAGHISRLEQQPVFRVEINGKLMCRYVADFAWFTDDCRIVEDCKGFKTDIYRLKKKLVEASHPGVVITEWPVRAPKKRKPRAKATA; this is encoded by the coding sequence GTGATTCCAACTCGCACCAAATACCGGGCGGTTAAAACCGTCTGCGGCGCGCTTCACCTGCATGACAGCAAGGCTGAGGCGCGTCGGTGCGACGATCTGACTGCGCTTGAGGCTGCGGGGCATATCTCGCGCCTTGAGCAGCAGCCGGTGTTCCGCGTCGAGATCAACGGCAAACTGATGTGCCGATACGTTGCCGACTTCGCGTGGTTCACGGATGACTGCCGAATTGTCGAGGACTGCAAAGGCTTCAAGACCGACATTTACCGGTTGAAAAAGAAGCTGGTTGAAGCCTCGCACCCCGGCGTGGTCATCACCGAATGGCCGGTGCGCGCTCCAAAGAAAAGGAAGCCCCGTGCCAAAGCTACAGCTTAG
- a CDS encoding HNH endonuclease, with protein MPKLQLSCEHCHVAFERWPSAPAKYCSRDCWKAATVSTFDYAGWHKDNRVDQNAKKSAWRKANPEKRLAIQRKWRAANKATIAANGGMRREAIKAGVDKSAVTAVLTAADGHCTYCDGQFERLELDHIDSLAFGGKHALNNFLPACRSCNASKSDKDAAEWIFEKHGINGLVRAVYMLENRQRWTPEASHPGTVITIFPPKKAKKRKARV; from the coding sequence GTGCCAAAGCTACAGCTTAGTTGCGAGCATTGCCACGTCGCCTTTGAACGATGGCCATCTGCGCCCGCGAAATATTGCTCGCGCGATTGTTGGAAGGCGGCGACCGTTTCTACGTTCGATTATGCCGGATGGCACAAAGACAATCGCGTCGATCAAAATGCAAAGAAATCGGCTTGGCGCAAAGCCAACCCTGAAAAGCGGTTGGCCATTCAGCGCAAATGGCGTGCGGCGAACAAAGCCACCATTGCGGCCAACGGCGGGATGCGCCGGGAGGCTATCAAGGCAGGCGTTGATAAATCGGCAGTTACGGCTGTTTTGACCGCTGCTGACGGCCATTGCACCTATTGCGACGGCCAGTTCGAACGCCTCGAGTTAGACCACATCGACAGCCTCGCCTTTGGCGGGAAGCACGCTCTCAATAATTTCCTGCCAGCCTGCCGAAGCTGCAACGCCAGCAAGTCAGACAAAGACGCGGCTGAGTGGATATTTGAGAAGCACGGCATCAATGGGTTGGTTCGAGCCGTCTATATGCTGGAAAACCGCCAGCGATGGACTCCTGAGGCGTCGCATCCCGGCACCGTGATTACGATATTTCCGCCGAAGAAGGCGAAGAAGCGGAAGGCGAGGGTATGA
- a CDS encoding HNH endonuclease: MSHEDDIRKEREAVDRLNAALEQISEDIIWYWGWGDGEGGYVLEKLPAIVNERDFDWPGDGKAKPRIYQKKVISRSLSKAVFERDAFRCVICSTHVDLTCDHIYPESLGGETILANLQTMCRSCNAKKGVRT; this comes from the coding sequence ATGAGCCACGAAGATGACATCAGGAAAGAGCGGGAAGCGGTCGATCGGCTGAACGCCGCGCTCGAGCAGATATCAGAGGATATCATATGGTATTGGGGCTGGGGCGACGGAGAGGGTGGATACGTCCTTGAGAAATTGCCCGCCATTGTGAACGAGCGTGATTTCGATTGGCCCGGTGACGGGAAGGCTAAACCGAGAATCTACCAAAAGAAGGTTATCAGCCGCAGCCTGTCCAAGGCGGTGTTCGAACGCGACGCCTTCCGTTGTGTGATTTGCTCTACTCACGTCGATTTAACCTGTGATCATATTTACCCTGAATCGTTGGGCGGCGAAACCATACTCGCCAACCTTCAGACTATGTGCCGCTCTTGCAATGCCAAAAAGGGCGTTCGCACTTGA
- a CDS encoding phage terminase large subunit: MFALTAKQQEANRLLGSPATNIMLRGGSRSGKTFLITRAICIRAMKAERTRHAIFRFRFNHAKASIWNETLPKVMSLCFPGIPLSTNETDLIATFPNNSQIILGGLDDKARVEKVLGQEYATIYANEASQIPWSSIETSQSRLAQSSPLALKYYYDCNPPSKLHWSYQLFRAGLKPGTKEALANPADYAEMLVNPADNRANLPAKYFEILAGMSSAQRHRFEAGEWASEVNGALWSVEGVDTNRVTLAPEMQRIVVAVDPSGTKGDGQGDDIGIVVVGKGTDGRAYVLADRTCHLSPDGWGRQAVKAYKDFGADRIVAEKNYGGAMVEAVIKMTDKTVSYKSVSATRGKVVRAEPIAALYEQGRVSHVGPFPDLEDQMFSFTPSGYVGEGSPDRADALVWALTELMLGGSNYSWDAL; this comes from the coding sequence GTGTTTGCTCTCACGGCCAAACAGCAGGAAGCAAACCGTCTTCTTGGGTCGCCAGCTACCAATATCATGCTCCGGGGCGGATCGCGATCAGGCAAGACGTTTTTAATAACCCGTGCGATCTGTATACGCGCGATGAAGGCGGAACGGACACGTCACGCGATCTTCCGTTTCAGGTTTAACCACGCAAAGGCGTCAATCTGGAACGAAACGCTGCCCAAGGTAATGAGCCTATGTTTTCCGGGAATTCCTTTGTCGACGAACGAAACTGATTTGATCGCGACGTTTCCGAATAACAGCCAGATCATCCTTGGCGGGCTGGATGATAAGGCGCGCGTCGAAAAAGTGCTGGGTCAGGAATACGCCACAATTTACGCGAATGAGGCTTCGCAGATACCATGGTCATCTATCGAAACATCCCAATCGCGCCTTGCCCAATCGTCACCACTCGCCCTGAAATATTATTATGACTGCAACCCACCTTCAAAATTGCACTGGTCCTATCAGTTGTTTCGCGCCGGTTTGAAGCCAGGAACGAAAGAAGCATTGGCGAATCCGGCCGATTATGCCGAAATGCTGGTAAATCCTGCCGATAATCGCGCCAATCTCCCCGCCAAATATTTCGAAATTCTTGCGGGCATGTCATCGGCACAACGCCATCGCTTTGAAGCAGGAGAATGGGCGTCCGAAGTTAATGGGGCGCTGTGGAGCGTTGAAGGCGTCGATACAAACCGCGTGACCCTTGCCCCCGAGATGCAGAGGATTGTTGTGGCGGTTGACCCTAGTGGGACGAAAGGCGACGGCCAAGGCGATGACATCGGCATCGTGGTAGTCGGTAAGGGCACCGATGGCCGCGCCTACGTGCTCGCCGATCGCACCTGCCATTTATCGCCCGATGGCTGGGGCAGGCAGGCCGTAAAAGCATACAAGGACTTCGGCGCAGATCGGATCGTGGCAGAGAAAAACTATGGCGGCGCGATGGTGGAGGCTGTGATAAAAATGACAGATAAGACCGTCAGCTATAAATCCGTGAGCGCCACTCGCGGGAAAGTTGTGCGCGCGGAGCCTATAGCCGCCTTATACGAGCAAGGTCGGGTAAGCCATGTGGGGCCGTTTCCCGATCTGGAAGATCAGATGTTTAGCTTCACCCCCTCCGGCTATGTCGGCGAAGGGTCGCCTGATCGGGCCGATGCACTGGTGTGGGCATTAACCGAACTGATGTTGGGCGGTTCCAATTACTCATGGGACGCCCTGTAG